The Solanum dulcamara chromosome 2, daSolDulc1.2, whole genome shotgun sequence region GTACTCTTTTTAAACAAAATTTACCCCAAGGCAAGGTACTAATTAAGATCCtagatgatttttcttttactcCCTTTGCCCTATATTAtttgtctatttttatttttacacggccttaaaaaaatcataaataagaaaggataatttttactaatttacacctgaagaattttttttagaacCTTACAAACTTGTTTGCAATTTCAAAAAAGAATTCATTATAAGGATTAATTCTAGGTTTTGTAAATTGACAAGTAATTTGggataactatttttaataatgtGGACAGCTAATATAGAAGGAAGGGAGTTGGAGGGCCAATACAAAATAAGGGAATAACTTATTTATGGAATGGATTTCGAGTCTAGGTCATAACTTGGAGGATATTATGATACGAAAATATACACTTATGGTTTGAGTCACGATTCTGAGTCAAGGGGGTTGATTTCCAAGTTAGGTTCCATGTGAGAGTCATGTCCCGAGTCAAGGTTGGGGTTGGATAGGGTCAAGGGTCGAAGTTCAAGTCTCGAGTCAGGATCCTGCTGACAGTTAAGGTTAGATTCCACATTTGGGTTGGAGTCGAGATCGAATCTCGAGTTGAGGTTGGGATCAGGATTGAGTTTTATAAATCATTGACACCCTTATTGGTTAGcgccttttttttaaaattcccaCGCGCTTGAGGTAAGTGGATTCATGTCAGTAcataagatacaaaaaaaaatgaaaaaaaaagctTAGAAAGGTAATAAATTATTCGTAAAAATTGAGTCTATCAATGAAAATTCGGTCATAAATTGGGGATTACTTATGCTTTTCCCTATAATTAACATTCAAGTTAGTCAAATTCATAAACTCATACCTCTCCCCACGCCTCAATTtaaaagagttttttcatgTATCCATATAATTGTATTCGATCATCAAGAAGCGTATAGAAATAAATgagatttttctctttttaattaaatgtttaaattcaagttttaaaaggGAAGAGATTACTAGCGGGATAATCAAAAGCTCTCCTTAGAAAAATACCGAAAATTTTGCAACAAAAAATCATCTCAATAGCATGTAACTAATCAAGAAGTCAAAAGTACCACTGCCTCCTCTCAATATTTGTGCGTCactctattttttatttgtctgtccaatatatatatatattttataattgaaaataatataactttttaattttatttgtcattaataaaatgatttaaagtcatacaaatattaaaatttgttttaaatcataaatttaaaatttttttaattttttttttatgtcaaGTTAAACAATGCTGGCATAAATTGAGACGGAAGGTAAGTAAAAATTTACTGATAGATGATGTTTAACCCGCCACTACATCATCTTCTTTACCTTTTACTATAAATTCTGTGCCTCTAACCATTTTCGTGACATTTAGAAAAGTGTGAGTTTAATTTTGTGAAAAATAATCAAGTATGaaaataaatactaaaaaaGTTTCAACATTCAACTAATTATTATTAACGTTGAGTTAGTCAAATTCATCCGTTAAAGATactaaaattgaaatttattaGCGTGAATGGAAGAAAGCTCATAACTCACacctttattaaaaaaatgtttaaaagagttttttttttatatattcgCATAATTGTATTCAAccatcaaaaaatatattgaaatgaATGAGATTTCTCTATTCTTAATCAGATATTTTGAATTTCGTATATTATGAATGAACTAATAAATCAAAAGGGGATTAACAAAGCAAAAGCTCTCCCTAATCCATCTTTCAATTACCGAAAATTATGTaacaaaaaatcaagaaaccaaAAGTGTTATTCCCTTCCTCCCAATTTAtataacatcttcttcttctttttttctttgatttgtcCAAAACAAACGTCAATATTCAATAATTAGAAATAacttaacttttaaaaattatttatagccacacaaatattaagatttatttaaactataattttttttatttattaaactttgTGTTAAATCAAACAGTATCTTATTGGTCGATTGTGTTTAAACCTGAAAGGGGGTGGAAAACTAACCCCTCCTCTTCTCTAATTTCTACTATACTCTTTTAGAACCTTGTACTATAAATTTTGTGCCTCCAACCAAACATCCACACCAACATTTTTACTCTTCACCTTCTCTGTCTGTCTCTGTTTGACATTAAAGAAATGCATAACAAAAATCTTGTATCTTCCTGCATCTTACTTCTTCTTTTGTCCTCAATACCATCTTTCAATGTAAGTAGTTATGCTCATCTCTATTTCAGTTTCTTGAACTAATCTTCACTCTTTTGTCATAAATATTCTAACTTTATATATGTACTCGTGAAGTAATCTTGAAGAAAACTGCCACTTATTTGTTTCGACTACAAATATTAATTTGGGTTTGGTTTTTAAGTAAAACTATAGTCGGAAAAATCGAGTAGGTGcatattttttaattcttttgtgCAAAGTTATTTCAGTCAAACCATGCAACATAAGAATATATTTCCATCAACTTTCTTATGGTCGAGAGAGTCCAACTCATTAATTGTGTCAATGCAGGTTGTTGTAGCTGGAGATGGAGAATCTGGTAACCCATTTACCCCAAAAGGTTATCTGATTAGGTACTGGAAGAAACAAATCTCAAATGACTTACCAAAGCCATGGTTCCTTCTCAACAAGGCATCCCCATTGAATGCTGCACAATTTGTAACTTACACTAAACTTGTTGCAGATCAAAATGCACTCACCACACAGCTTCACTCTTTTTGCTCTTCAGCAAATCTCATGTGTGCACCAGATTTGTCACCAAGTCTTGAAAAACACAGCGGAGATATCCACTTTGCCACTTATGGTGAAAAGAACTTTACCAATTACGGCACCAACGAACCTGGAGTTGGAGTTAACTCATTCAAGAACTATTCCGAGGAAGGAGGTGCAAATTCTTTCAGGCGATACGGTAGAGATTCCCCCCGTGataatcaatttgataactATGCCCCTGATGGGAATCTAGTTGATCAAAATTTCAACAGCTATAGCACAAATACTCCTGGGAGTTCTGGCCAATTCACAAATTACGGCCCGAATACCAATATCCCCACTCTGGGGTTCAATTCCTATTCCGACAATGGTGCCGGTTCGGACCAAAAATTCACAAATTACGGCAAAAAGACCAATGTTCCTGATATGCACTTCACTTCCTATTCCGATCACGGAACGGGTGGGGGACATGAATTCAAATCCTACGCAGACGACGGAAATGCTGGTGAACAATCTTTCAAAAACTATGGCAAAGATGGGAATGGAGCTGATAGTAAATTCACCACCTATGGAAACAACACTAATGTTGATGGCTCAACATTTAAAAACTATGGTGAGACAGCAAATGGACAGAGCCAAAAGTTTACATCTTATGGTTTCAACGGCAATAATCCTCAACACAATTTCCAAAATTATGGCGTTGGGGGTAATGGTCCATCTGAGACTTTTACTAGCTACAGAGATGAATCAAATGTTGGTGATGACACGTTCACTACCTATGTTAAGGATGCAAATGCTGGTGAAGCAAATTTCACCAACTATGGTCAATCTTTCAATGAAGGTACTGATGTATTCATTACATATGGCAAAGGGGGCAATGTCCCACATATTAATTTCAAGACTTATGGAGTTAACAACACATTCAAAGATTATGTCAGAGACACTGCCACATTTTCCAATTACCAAAACAAAACTTCCCAAGTTTCGGCTTCGTTCACCCGTGGCAAAAAGGTGAATAACCGGTGGGTTGAGCCTGGAAAGTTTTTCCGGGAGAAGATGTTGAAGAGTGGTACAATCATGCCTATGCCAGATATAAAGGATAAAATGCCTAAAAGGTCGTTTTTGCCCCGAGTGATTGCTTCGAAATTGCCCTTTTCTACCTCAAAGATAGCTGAGCTGAAGAAAATCTTCCATGCCGCCAATGATTCAAAGGTGGCAAAGATGATCGGCGATGCTCTGAGTGAGTGTGAAAGAGCACCGAGTGCCGGCGAGACAAAACAGTGTGCTAACTCAGCTGAAGATATGATCGATTTCGCAATTTCAGTGTTGGGCCGGAACGTTGTCGTTCGAACGACTGAAAACACAAAAGGGTCAAATGGTAATATCATGATAGGATCAGTCAAAGGAATCAACGGTGGAAAGGTCACCAAGTCAGTGTCGTGTCATCAGACGTTGTATCCTAGCTTACTGTATTACTGTCATTCGGTTCCTAAAGTCCGGGTCTACCAAGCGGATATTTTGGACCCGAATTCAAAGGACAAGATCAACCATGGTGTTGCCATTTGCCACGTAGATACTTCTTCATGGGGACCCACTCACGGAGCCTTCATTGCACTCGGGTCGGGACCCGGGAAAATTGAGGTTTGCCACTGGATATTTGAAAACGACATGACTTGGACAACTGCTGATTGAGCCAGGGGTAAAAAgggattttaaatttttaataaatatttatattttctatttCGGGTGGGTTTAACCGAATAATGTGTTACAACTTGTTAATTTAGATTTGTTACGTAACCATTCTATTGTTGTCTCTCTATATTTGGATTTTGCACTCTTtataagaataaataaataaaataaataacatgcATATTTTATTGTAATATACATATTAATATGATGTGATATTATTCATTTTAAGTTCAACCTACAcggtttttaaaaaaatagatcaCACCATGATGTATATAATCAAGAACAAGAGAGTATTTCTTAATTAATCCTAAGCAAccaacttatatatataaacacacACTAGTAAACCTCTTTCAATTGCATTGGCATTCATTTTGATGACATTTAgaaaagtgtgagttttgtgaAAGTTAATCaacaaatatgaaaataaatactGATAAGTTTCAACATTCATCTAATTATCATTAACTTTCGATTTAATCAAATTCATACTTAAAAGATACTAAAATTCAAAACTACAGCCgttaatgaaagaaaatatttagatTACGGTcacataaatataaatatttttttagatcacaaattttaaaactattctttttcttaaaatatatttatgtcaaCTCAAACATTGTTACACAAATTGAGACAAAGCGAGTAAAAATTAATGGTAGATAATGTTTAAACTTCAAAGTGGCAAGAACTAACCCCACACTCCATCTTCCCTACTTTCAACTATACTCTTTTAGAACCTTGAACTATAATTTTTTTGCCACTGGATCTTTGAAAATGACATGACTTGGGCAACTGCAGATTGAGTCGAGGGGTAAAAAGGGATTTTGATAAATATTCaaatttataatacattttaaatatatttttaatacataggctagaataatttataaaactcatataatacaagttttaatcatgaattatatatttatcacacTTTAATAcgcttataatacattgtgtcaatttcttatcaaacaagtataatatattttaaagcacttgtaatacatttatattgcatgcataattcacttttaatatatgACAGATACATCgtaatattgttatgtatttctatagatggtaataaataaaaagtatcgataaaatcagtaattatttattaaaaggtgtTCTCCCTAGTAATTTTTTctacataaatatactatattaagaaaatatttatcatttatagcaataacacattttttttgctggacacttataatatatttataatacaattttaatacatattaccgaaaatcatttataaaatacatataatatacatTTTATTCATAGATAGtacatttatcacacactttaatacacttataatacatgtcaattttttatcaaaaaaaatataatatattttaaaccaCTTATAATACAACATAATTCATTTAATGacaaatttatcataatattgctatgaataataataaataaaaatatcactaaaattaataattatttattaaaaaatattcaccCAATTTTTGTGCACATATCAAATATTAAACTGATAAAAACAAATATTACACTTGATCTTACTTAAAAGGCCGAGGAAGGTGTGATTTATTATGAATATAAGCCTTGATTTTTATAGCATCTCTTGGCTATCTACGCATTAGCTATTTCTGATATGGGATGAATATACTAATACAAAAACAATCCCATTTGCTTTCTCTAAAGTGTAAAGCCTTTAGttcttatgtatcagattctgcCTAGCATGAAAATGAACGCATGATCAGTGAATGATTCGAGTATTACTTGGCTGCTAAATGGTATCAGAATTTGCTATACAAATTAGATATTTTGGGATGCTATATTTCACTTCAGTGTAATTACGCGGATTTCTAAAAAATTCTATAACTGAGCTTGGCATATCTGGCATTTAAGCTTAGCGTGAGTATGTTTTATTGTTTTCCTAGTTATATTTAGTGCGTTGGAGCAGGAGAAATTCTTTGTTCTTGGGCTGGCGTGAAGCTCTCGAGAGCTAGTGGCGCACGGTTCGAAATTCAGTGAATAGTGAATTTGCTCATATATCTTTCTCCACTCAACTACCAGACATTTGTATGCAATAGTGTTTAAACATGTGATATGAGATTAATCTACAGATCACATGTTGCACTCTTATCACTTAGACCAATGTCCCGGGGGCATGTGGCTATTATGAAGCTGATTATAGATTGCTAAA contains the following coding sequences:
- the LOC129880337 gene encoding polygalacturonase-1 non-catalytic subunit beta-like, which translates into the protein MHNKNLVSSCILLLLLSSIPSFNVVVAGDGESGNPFTPKGYLIRYWKKQISNDLPKPWFLLNKASPLNAAQFVTYTKLVADQNALTTQLHSFCSSANLMCAPDLSPSLEKHSGDIHFATYGEKNFTNYGTNEPGVGVNSFKNYSEEGGANSFRRYGRDSPRDNQFDNYAPDGNLVDQNFNSYSTNTPGSSGQFTNYGPNTNIPTLGFNSYSDNGAGSDQKFTNYGKKTNVPDMHFTSYSDHGTGGGHEFKSYADDGNAGEQSFKNYGKDGNGADSKFTTYGNNTNVDGSTFKNYGETANGQSQKFTSYGFNGNNPQHNFQNYGVGGNGPSETFTSYRDESNVGDDTFTTYVKDANAGEANFTNYGQSFNEGTDVFITYGKGGNVPHINFKTYGVNNTFKDYVRDTATFSNYQNKTSQVSASFTRGKKVNNRWVEPGKFFREKMLKSGTIMPMPDIKDKMPKRSFLPRVIASKLPFSTSKIAELKKIFHAANDSKVAKMIGDALSECERAPSAGETKQCANSAEDMIDFAISVLGRNVVVRTTENTKGSNGNIMIGSVKGINGGKVTKSVSCHQTLYPSLLYYCHSVPKVRVYQADILDPNSKDKINHGVAICHVDTSSWGPTHGAFIALGSGPGKIEVCHWIFENDMTWTTAD